One Prolixibacteraceae bacterium DNA segment encodes these proteins:
- the trpB gene encoding tryptophan synthase subunit beta, with the protein MYKVDNNGFYGKFGGAFIPEMMHKNIEYLQNEYLQIIQTKEFQENFRGLLRDYVGRPSPLYFSEALSNKYGGRIYLKREDLNHTGSHKINNTIGQILLAKHLGKKRIIAETGAGQHGVATATVCAKAGLECIVYMGATDVQRQQPNVEKMNFLGAKVVPVTSGNKTLKDATNEAIRDWISNPEDTHYIIGSVVGPHPYPDMVARFQSVISEEIKVQLLEKTGNENPSKVIACVGGGSNAAGAFYHFLDQKQVELIAVEAAGKGVDTGESAATTALGNTGVLHGAMTLLMQTEDGQIVEPYSVSAGLDYPGIGPLHSHLFDSNRASFINVTDNEALDAALELTNLEGIIPALESSHALAALNKIEIADEEVVILNLSGRGDKDMETYLNYFNSKNC; encoded by the coding sequence ATGTATAAAGTAGATAACAACGGATTTTATGGCAAATTTGGAGGTGCATTTATTCCAGAAATGATGCATAAGAATATAGAATATTTACAAAATGAATACCTTCAAATTATCCAAACAAAAGAGTTCCAAGAAAACTTCAGAGGGCTTCTAAGAGACTATGTAGGCCGACCTTCACCACTATATTTCTCGGAAGCTCTATCTAATAAATATGGAGGGAGAATTTATCTTAAAAGAGAAGATCTAAACCATACTGGATCTCATAAGATAAACAATACGATTGGACAAATACTATTGGCTAAACACCTAGGCAAAAAACGTATAATTGCCGAAACAGGAGCTGGACAACATGGAGTAGCCACTGCTACTGTTTGCGCAAAAGCAGGACTAGAATGTATCGTTTATATGGGGGCTACAGACGTGCAGAGACAGCAACCAAATGTTGAAAAGATGAACTTTTTAGGAGCAAAGGTAGTTCCTGTTACTTCTGGAAATAAAACACTAAAAGATGCGACAAATGAAGCAATCAGAGATTGGATTTCAAACCCAGAAGACACTCATTACATTATAGGATCAGTAGTAGGGCCACACCCATATCCAGATATGGTAGCAAGATTTCAATCGGTAATTAGCGAAGAGATTAAAGTCCAACTACTAGAAAAGACTGGAAATGAAAACCCTTCTAAAGTAATTGCATGTGTCGGTGGAGGAAGTAATGCTGCGGGTGCATTCTATCACTTTTTAGATCAAAAACAGGTTGAATTAATTGCTGTAGAAGCTGCAGGAAAAGGCGTAGATACAGGAGAATCAGCAGCAACCACAGCACTAGGAAACACAGGAGTTCTTCATGGTGCGATGACTCTTTTGATGCAGACAGAAGATGGTCAAATAGTAGAACCATATTCAGTCTCAGCAGGATTAGACTATCCTGGAATCGGGCCACTCCATTCACATCTATTTGATAGCAACCGAGCTTCATTTATAAATGTAACTGACAACGAAGCATTAGATGCCGCTCTCGAACTAACAAACTTAGAGGGAATCATTCCTGCACTAGAATCATCACATGCTCTTGCAGCATTAAATAAGATCGAAATTGCAGATGAAGAAGTGGTCATACTCAACTTATCAGGAAGAGGAGACAAAGATATGGAGACCTATTTAAACTACTTTAATTCAAAGAACTGCTAA
- a CDS encoding phosphoribosylanthranilate isomerase, with amino-acid sequence MNIKVCGMKYPDNISALLKLEIDYIGLIQYPKSPRYCPLNNVDWSVIKRYDIEPIAVFVNCSSKQILETVKDTPIKTIQLHGEEPIRTCIELKEMGYKVIKAFGIDAYFSWSICEEYTPYIDLILLDTKTPKYGGTGKKFDWEILKDYPYQTPFFLSGGIELDDLSTIMNIAHKKLYGVDVNSRFEDSPGRKNIHNVNTLVEKIKDFHNTN; translated from the coding sequence ATGAATATTAAAGTATGTGGGATGAAATATCCTGACAATATCAGCGCACTTCTAAAACTAGAAATAGACTATATTGGGCTAATACAATATCCCAAATCTCCTAGATATTGTCCATTAAACAATGTAGACTGGAGCGTAATAAAAAGATACGATATAGAGCCTATTGCTGTGTTCGTAAACTGTAGTTCTAAACAAATATTAGAGACAGTCAAGGATACGCCGATAAAAACAATTCAGCTACATGGAGAAGAGCCTATTCGAACATGTATTGAACTCAAAGAGATGGGCTACAAAGTTATCAAAGCATTTGGTATCGACGCCTATTTCTCTTGGAGCATTTGTGAGGAATACACCCCATATATCGATCTTATATTGCTCGACACCAAGACACCAAAATATGGAGGAACAGGGAAGAAGTTTGATTGGGAAATATTAAAGGACTACCCTTATCAAACACCATTCTTTTTAAGTGGTGGAATCGAGCTAGATGACTTATCAACAATTATGAATATAGCACATAAAAAACTATACGGGGTAGATGTTAATAGCCGCTTCGAAGATAGTCCTGGTCGTAAGAATATTCACAATGTGAATACTCTAGTTGAGAAGATCAAAGATTTTCACAATACAAACTAG
- the trpC gene encoding indole-3-glycerol phosphate synthase TrpC produces the protein MKTILDNIVNNKKREVAELYRSNPHFEKAIQERSFDRSIVQHIENIHKPGVIAEFKRQSPSKGVINSQSNPIDVIQKYEKAGAIATSVLTDHRFFGGSISDLTQVRPHTNLPILRKDFIIDKLQIDEAAASGADIILLIASILTEKEVFDFTMHAKTIGLNVLLEVHDEIELQKACSEIDLLGINNRDLKSFTIDYDRSLRLLDKIDNTFIPISESGLSCSSIVNDLYQAGFKGFLMGEKFMKEEDPGEACIQFTRKLK, from the coding sequence ATGAAAACAATATTAGACAACATTGTAAATAATAAAAAGAGAGAGGTTGCAGAACTTTACAGATCGAATCCTCATTTTGAGAAGGCTATTCAGGAAAGAAGCTTTGATAGGTCTATTGTACAACATATAGAAAATATTCATAAGCCAGGTGTGATTGCTGAGTTTAAACGTCAATCCCCAAGCAAAGGAGTTATCAATAGCCAATCCAATCCTATCGATGTAATACAAAAGTATGAGAAAGCAGGAGCTATAGCCACTTCGGTATTAACGGATCATCGTTTTTTTGGAGGAAGTATTTCAGATCTTACACAAGTTCGCCCACATACCAACCTCCCTATTCTTCGAAAAGATTTTATAATTGATAAGCTGCAAATTGATGAGGCAGCAGCATCAGGAGCAGATATCATACTACTTATTGCTTCGATTCTTACAGAAAAGGAGGTGTTCGATTTTACAATGCATGCGAAAACTATTGGGTTAAATGTTCTTCTTGAAGTGCATGATGAAATCGAATTACAAAAAGCATGTAGTGAGATTGATCTTTTAGGAATTAACAATCGAGATTTAAAAAGCTTTACTATTGACTACGACAGATCTCTTAGACTTCTTGATAAAATTGATAATACATTTATTCCTATATCAGAAAGTGGTCTTAGCTGCAGTAGTATTGTGAACGATCTATACCAAGCAGGATTTAAAGGTTTTTTGATGGGAGAGAAGTTTATGAAAGAAGAAGACCCTGGAGAGGCATGTATTCAATTTACTAGAAAACTCAAATAG
- the trpD gene encoding anthranilate phosphoribosyltransferase: MKEILSYLFGYHQLSSSQAEEILMEIAEGKFTDSEISSFLTVFNMRQISIDELDGFRNALLKLSVPIDLSDYNAIDLCGTGGDGKDTFNISTLTAFVVAGAGYHVAKHGNYGASSSCGSSNVMEYLGYRFKKNKKEIQQEIEETGITFLHAPLFNPAMKHVAPVRRALGLKTFFNMLGPLVNPAQPNNQMVGVFNLELARMYQYLFQKSNKRYTIVHSLDGYDEISLTSPFKLIQNDCERTINPIELGFTKLQGSELASSGDIKGTAKIFTDVLQNKATRAQQEVVVCNAAFAIQTIDAHCSLEEAKQRAIESLQKGAAFDVFKKIISK; this comes from the coding sequence ATGAAAGAAATATTATCATACCTTTTTGGCTATCACCAACTATCATCCTCTCAGGCTGAAGAGATCCTTATGGAAATTGCAGAAGGAAAATTCACTGATTCAGAGATCTCTTCTTTTCTTACAGTCTTTAATATGAGACAGATTTCTATTGATGAATTAGATGGGTTTAGAAATGCATTATTGAAACTATCTGTCCCTATTGATCTAAGCGATTACAATGCGATTGATCTTTGTGGGACAGGTGGGGATGGAAAAGATACATTCAATATCTCGACCTTAACAGCTTTTGTAGTGGCTGGAGCCGGATATCATGTAGCAAAACATGGTAATTATGGAGCCTCTTCATCTTGCGGCTCATCTAATGTAATGGAATATTTAGGGTATCGTTTTAAGAAAAACAAAAAAGAGATCCAACAAGAAATTGAAGAGACAGGTATCACTTTTCTTCATGCCCCTCTTTTCAACCCTGCGATGAAGCATGTTGCACCAGTACGTCGTGCTTTAGGTCTCAAAACATTCTTTAATATGCTTGGACCACTTGTGAATCCTGCGCAACCAAATAACCAGATGGTTGGGGTGTTTAATCTAGAATTGGCTCGAATGTATCAATATCTTTTTCAAAAAAGTAACAAACGATATACCATAGTACATTCTCTTGATGGTTATGATGAGATCTCTCTTACCTCACCTTTTAAACTCATACAAAACGATTGCGAGAGAACAATTAATCCAATAGAATTAGGGTTTACAAAACTTCAGGGGAGTGAACTCGCTTCTTCAGGAGATATCAAAGGAACTGCAAAGATATTTACGGATGTTTTACAGAACAAAGCAACGAGAGCACAACAAGAGGTCGTGGTCTGTAACGCAGCTTTTGCCATTCAAACTATAGATGCGCATTGCTCTCTTGAAGAGGCCAAACAAAGAGCAATCGAAAGTCTTCAAAAAGGCGCAGCATTCGATGTGTTTAAAAAGATAATTTCAAAATAA
- a CDS encoding aminodeoxychorismate/anthranilate synthase component II: MKIVIIDNYDSFTYNLVHLLKEIEEVEISVLRNDKFELEDLESYDKILLSPGPGIPSEAGLLMETIKAYSDKKPILGICLGHQAIGEYFGATLENLSTVYHGIQSEIMIDPKSPIFQGLDKLIKVGRYHSWAISNIELPECLEIIAKDENEQIMAIQHKELDIIGVQFHPESVLTPEGETMIRQWVKK, from the coding sequence ATGAAAATAGTAATAATAGATAACTACGACTCGTTTACCTACAATTTAGTTCACTTACTCAAGGAGATTGAGGAGGTTGAAATTTCTGTACTACGTAACGACAAGTTCGAGTTAGAAGACTTAGAATCTTACGATAAGATATTGCTTTCTCCAGGACCGGGTATTCCCTCCGAAGCAGGACTATTAATGGAGACTATCAAAGCATACTCAGATAAAAAACCAATTCTAGGAATATGCCTTGGACACCAAGCTATTGGAGAGTATTTTGGAGCTACTCTAGAAAACTTATCCACAGTGTACCACGGAATTCAAAGTGAGATTATGATAGATCCTAAATCTCCTATATTTCAGGGGTTGGACAAACTTATTAAAGTGGGTAGATACCATTCATGGGCAATCTCAAATATAGAATTGCCTGAATGTCTTGAGATAATCGCCAAAGACGAGAATGAACAGATTATGGCAATACAACACAAAGAGTTAGATATTATAGGAGTACAATTTCACCCTGAATCAGTTCTTACTCCAGAGGGAGAGACGATGATACGTCAATGGGTAAAAAAATAA
- a CDS encoding chorismate-binding protein, which produces MNKILIKTNTKQILADTITPVSIYLKIRDSFPNAILLESSDYHGNEDSHSFIAFNPLATFIVEDNVIKQSYFGESSQQEISQKNNVPEALEAFYKKFAVDKRKEIPMNGIFGYVGYDAIPLFEDIKFNNVREVSHQTPEIRYDFYQVIVVVNHHKNTIQIIENRRDNEASNIEFYEQMILKSPFSTFPFKSLDSEKSNIDNDTFKEMVRKAKSHCYRGDVFQMVLSRQFSQKFIGDEFNVYRSLRSINPSPYLFYFDYGNYKIFGSSPEAQIQIKDNTASIHPIAGTFRRTGNDQKDQELAQKLSTDEKENAEHVMLVDLARNDLSIHAKSVHVETFREVQYYSHVLHLVSKVTGTLEETHNPFKVFGDTFPAGTLSGAPKYKAMQLIDHYENQRRGYYGGSIGFLSFQGDFNQAIMIRSFLSKDQTLYYQAGAGIVANSSEENELQEVNNKLAALKKAIEIAQTIEA; this is translated from the coding sequence ATGAACAAAATATTAATCAAAACAAATACCAAACAGATTTTGGCTGATACCATAACCCCTGTTAGTATCTATCTAAAAATTAGGGACTCCTTTCCTAATGCAATTCTTTTAGAAAGTTCCGACTATCATGGTAACGAAGACAGTCATTCGTTTATCGCCTTCAATCCCCTCGCGACTTTTATTGTGGAAGATAATGTGATCAAACAATCCTACTTTGGAGAATCGTCACAACAAGAGATCAGCCAGAAAAATAACGTACCAGAAGCACTAGAAGCATTCTATAAAAAGTTTGCAGTAGATAAAAGAAAAGAAATCCCAATGAATGGAATCTTTGGTTATGTAGGTTACGATGCCATCCCTCTCTTTGAAGATATAAAATTTAATAATGTACGGGAGGTTTCACACCAGACACCTGAAATACGCTACGATTTCTATCAGGTAATCGTGGTGGTTAATCACCATAAAAACACCATTCAGATCATCGAAAACCGCAGAGATAATGAGGCTTCGAATATTGAATTCTACGAACAGATGATATTGAAATCTCCGTTTTCAACATTTCCATTTAAGTCTTTAGATTCAGAAAAATCAAATATTGACAACGACACATTCAAAGAGATGGTTCGTAAAGCAAAGTCTCATTGTTACAGGGGAGATGTTTTTCAGATGGTCTTGTCTCGTCAATTTAGTCAGAAGTTTATTGGAGACGAATTTAATGTGTATAGGTCTTTAAGAAGCATTAACCCCTCCCCATATCTCTTCTATTTTGACTATGGTAATTACAAAATCTTTGGATCCTCTCCAGAAGCACAGATACAGATAAAAGATAATACGGCATCCATTCATCCAATCGCAGGAACATTCAGAAGAACAGGAAACGATCAAAAAGATCAGGAACTTGCGCAGAAACTGTCGACGGATGAAAAAGAGAATGCAGAACACGTGATGCTTGTCGACCTAGCTCGAAATGATCTTAGCATACATGCAAAAAGTGTACATGTAGAGACATTTAGAGAAGTTCAATACTACTCACATGTGCTTCATCTTGTTTCGAAGGTGACAGGGACACTTGAAGAAACACATAATCCATTTAAGGTATTTGGAGACACTTTTCCTGCAGGCACATTATCAGGGGCACCCAAATACAAAGCAATGCAACTTATTGATCATTACGAGAATCAACGTCGTGGATATTACGGAGGGAGTATAGGATTTTTATCTTTTCAAGGTGATTTTAACCAAGCAATAATGATTCGCTCTTTCTTAAGCAAAGATCAAACATTATACTATCAAGCAGGAGCTGGAATCGTCGCAAACTCTTCTGAAGAGAATGAACTACAAGAGGTAAATAATAAGCTAGCAGCACTGAAGAAAGCAATAGAAATCGCACAAACTATCGAAGCATGA
- a CDS encoding metallophosphoesterase, with protein MKSFLFCIIITCLFISCKKNELNYIPEVIGPPENIQLNQGFVKKNISLEGIFDDKDGETLQITAFSNAIEVVDTEIEGSNLIITEKGNGKTKITLRATDSVGDYTETKFGVDVKPPYLRFAIISDPHYLDQTLINTPSSALQSEKNKNPLMFEESNIIFPQTIDMINTYYHPQVLIINGDLTKDGSLVSHQSVVAHLEAAASLGMQVFVVPGCRDINNFNASRYSGDNKVSVPNVVMEKYKTLYHNFGYNDGDITFSQDLNSLSYACEPQKGVYMIMIDSNSFEGNNASKPYNDKSRIKSETLDWIKSIVAQAKDERKTVITFMHGSLVDSFQDESKYFPNNLMENANSIANTLADLGIKVVFTSHNHIQDITEFTSDNGNRLTQVQTGSLMAYPNPFRIVELKTNHNLSIKTKLFSEFYEGTQGAQHLTKAKDEFRKHYSVYINSKLIELFNLSGYQLSIGTEAATQVGLMHTYGDEDMTELDQNSQISINTLKEGAGQIHDAGIMLNNMVKDKFPTSDVQFSVPHIGEWN; from the coding sequence ATGAAGTCGTTTCTTTTTTGTATAATAATTACCTGTTTATTCATTTCATGCAAAAAGAATGAATTAAACTACATTCCTGAAGTCATTGGACCACCTGAAAATATTCAACTAAATCAGGGATTTGTTAAGAAGAATATTAGCCTTGAGGGAATCTTTGATGACAAAGATGGAGAGACTCTTCAAATCACCGCTTTCTCCAATGCCATTGAAGTTGTAGATACTGAGATTGAGGGATCCAATTTAATTATCACAGAAAAAGGAAACGGTAAAACGAAGATTACTCTTCGTGCCACTGATAGTGTGGGCGACTACACAGAGACCAAATTTGGAGTAGATGTAAAACCTCCATATCTTCGATTTGCAATTATCTCTGACCCTCATTATTTAGATCAAACGTTGATCAATACACCTAGTTCAGCACTTCAATCAGAAAAAAATAAGAACCCTCTTATGTTTGAGGAGAGCAACATTATATTTCCTCAAACTATCGATATGATTAACACATATTATCATCCACAAGTGTTAATTATCAATGGAGATCTTACCAAAGATGGTTCTTTAGTTTCTCACCAAAGTGTTGTTGCACATTTAGAAGCAGCAGCGAGCCTAGGAATGCAAGTGTTTGTTGTACCAGGGTGTCGAGATATCAACAACTTCAATGCATCGAGATATAGTGGAGACAATAAAGTTTCTGTACCAAATGTCGTTATGGAGAAATATAAAACCTTATATCACAATTTTGGATATAATGATGGAGACATTACTTTCAGTCAAGATCTCAACTCTTTGAGTTATGCTTGTGAACCCCAGAAAGGAGTTTATATGATCATGATAGACTCAAACAGCTTTGAGGGTAACAACGCATCTAAACCATACAACGATAAAAGTAGAATTAAATCAGAGACATTGGATTGGATTAAATCCATTGTAGCCCAAGCAAAAGACGAGAGAAAAACGGTTATAACTTTCATGCATGGTTCACTTGTAGATAGCTTCCAAGATGAGTCAAAATATTTTCCGAATAATTTGATGGAAAATGCTAATAGCATTGCAAATACTTTGGCTGACTTAGGAATAAAAGTTGTTTTCACTTCACATAATCATATACAAGACATTACAGAGTTCACTTCTGATAATGGCAATAGATTGACTCAAGTACAAACGGGTTCATTAATGGCATATCCAAATCCATTTCGTATAGTGGAACTCAAGACAAATCATAATCTTTCGATAAAAACAAAATTATTTAGTGAATTCTACGAAGGAACTCAAGGAGCACAACATCTAACCAAAGCAAAAGATGAATTTAGAAAACATTATTCCGTTTATATCAATTCTAAATTAATCGAGTTATTTAACCTTTCAGGATACCAATTAAGCATCGGTACTGAAGCGGCAACTCAAGTAGGACTGATGCACACATATGGAGACGAAGATATGACTGAACTTGATCAAAATAGTCAGATCAGTATCAACACATTGAAGGAAGGAGCAGGGCAAATTCATGATGCAGGAATCATGTTAAATAATATGGTTAAAGATAAGTTCCCAACCAGTGATGTGCAGTTCTCAGTACCACATATTGGAGAATGGAATTAA
- the gltX gene encoding glutamate--tRNA ligase: MTERKVRVRFAPSPTGPLHMGGVRTALFNYLFAKKHGGDFLLRIEDTDQTRYVPGAENYIIEGLKWCGIHIDEGPENPGECGPYRQSERKDTYRQYALQLVESEDAYYAFDTPEELDAVRAEYEEKKETFTYNAATRLNMRNSLSLTKEEVDTLLASNTPCVVRFKMPTDQEVKDTDLIRGDVKFQAALLDDKVLYKADGMPTYHLANVVDDYHMNISHVIRGEEWLPSLPLHILLYEKLGWSAERPQFAHLPLILKPVGKGKLSKRDGDKLGFPVFPLEWKDPKTGDISKGYREEGYLPDAFVNMLALLGWNPGTEQEIFSIEELCQQFSLERVTKSGARFDPEKTKWFNHQYISSLENEKLVALFMPILEEKQVSTEGIDIAKIVGMVKERVSFVNELWDQTSFFFQDPSNYDPKVVKKRWKEAVPGYITEIKETITNVNDWNALEIKSTVSDLVNSKEWGFGLIMNALRLAIVGGGFGPDLFEICEMIGKDATLRRLENAVNNIQR, translated from the coding sequence ATGACTGAAAGAAAAGTAAGAGTCCGTTTTGCACCAAGTCCTACAGGTCCTCTACATATGGGAGGAGTTCGTACGGCATTATTTAACTATCTCTTTGCAAAGAAGCATGGAGGAGATTTTCTTCTTCGTATAGAAGATACAGACCAAACGAGATATGTTCCAGGTGCAGAGAACTATATCATCGAAGGATTAAAATGGTGTGGTATTCATATTGATGAAGGACCCGAGAATCCAGGTGAATGCGGCCCTTATCGTCAAAGTGAACGCAAAGATACCTATCGACAATATGCATTACAACTTGTTGAAAGTGAAGATGCATACTATGCATTCGATACTCCTGAAGAGTTAGATGCTGTGAGAGCTGAATATGAGGAAAAGAAAGAAACTTTTACCTACAACGCAGCGACTCGTTTAAATATGAGAAATTCGCTTTCTTTAACTAAAGAAGAGGTAGATACACTTCTTGCTTCGAATACACCATGTGTCGTTCGTTTTAAGATGCCAACCGATCAAGAGGTAAAAGATACCGATTTGATCAGAGGAGATGTAAAATTCCAAGCAGCACTTCTTGATGATAAAGTTCTATACAAAGCGGATGGTATGCCAACTTATCATCTTGCCAATGTCGTGGACGACTATCATATGAACATCTCTCATGTAATCCGTGGTGAGGAGTGGTTGCCATCTTTACCTCTACATATTCTTCTATACGAAAAATTGGGTTGGTCAGCCGAACGTCCGCAATTTGCACACCTTCCTCTTATCCTTAAACCAGTAGGTAAAGGAAAACTGAGTAAGCGTGATGGAGATAAACTAGGATTCCCTGTTTTCCCGCTTGAGTGGAAAGATCCAAAAACGGGAGACATCTCAAAAGGGTACAGAGAAGAAGGATACCTTCCTGATGCCTTTGTAAACATGCTTGCACTCTTGGGCTGGAATCCCGGTACAGAGCAAGAGATTTTCTCTATTGAAGAGCTTTGTCAACAGTTCTCTCTAGAAAGAGTTACTAAGTCAGGGGCTCGTTTTGATCCAGAAAAAACAAAATGGTTCAACCACCAATATATCTCATCGCTTGAGAATGAAAAATTGGTTGCATTATTTATGCCTATTCTAGAAGAGAAACAGGTTTCAACAGAAGGGATAGATATTGCAAAAATCGTTGGAATGGTAAAAGAGAGAGTAAGCTTTGTGAACGAACTTTGGGATCAAACCTCTTTCTTCTTTCAAGACCCTTCTAACTACGATCCGAAAGTAGTGAAGAAAAGATGGAAAGAAGCAGTTCCAGGATATATTACAGAGATTAAAGAGACTATCACGAATGTGAATGATTGGAATGCATTGGAGATAAAATCGACTGTTTCTGATTTAGTAAATAGCAAAGAGTGGGGATTTGGCTTAATTATGAATGCCCTTCGTCTAGCTATTGTAGGTGGAGGATTTGGTCCAGATCTATTCGAAATATGCGAAATGATTGGGAAAGATGCCACCCTACGTCGTCTTGAAAATGCTGTAAATAATATTCAGCGTTAA